The nucleotide window gcattggggtatgggtagggacttggtaatatggtaaatgtagtaatcacattgttttttcatatgaaaccttcataagagtgtatatcaatcatatcttaataaaaatttttttaaaaatagactgaatgctttatttttgttaataagCATTCGTTTAATCAAAATAAgcaaattaagagaaaaacaatgtCAGCAGTGAAAAAAAGTGTAATGAGGACTCTAGTGATAATAGGATGAGTATGAAGAGATGTCAGACTTACTTAGTAATGTGTTATGAGGTAAACAGTTTATGCTATAAATTTAGATGAGTCTTATTTCAAAATAGTTTACGTGCCTAATTTAGAGAacaattaatgataaaataagaaaatactgcAGCTTAAACTCAGAAAATGAAGTCTATCCAACTGTAATGGGCAGAAATTAGATATGGAGGAAAACTAGAATAAGGTCGCTCAAAACATCTGTATCTAACTGGGTGTGATACAGCAGTCAGCTGtcataaatatgtattgattAAAACAACAGACTTAATTGATAAAGAATTATCAATACATAGAATAAAAGCCTACTGTGTGGTTTATCTTAAGACCATAAAAAACCTTGAAGAAAAGTTTGTATATACTCAAGGGTCAATTAGTATTGGAAGTAAGGGAGCTAAAGTACCACTGtgaaaaaaatctaataaaaataaaaatgattaaatacaACTTTAATAGCATACACATGCAGGTTTCTAATATTTAATTCCATCagataaattaatgaaaatacaaaagacaaaAACTTGCCATTTGGTTAGAATTCTACATTCAAATTTCAGAAACCTTTCTGCCTATCTTTAGGCAGTACACCACCAGTTACAGAGAAGCTGTctggaaaaattaatttccatgACTACAAATGATTACTTTTATTGCATTAGTACCTCTGAGTGAGACAGATATATCAAATTATTGCAAAACTGGTAGGTCTGAAGGGGAAAAGAGACGAATGGGATGCTTtcagaaaaatggagaaagaacaaaatcaCTTTCAATCTGGGTTTctgtaaagaaaatgaacatattCACTAAGAATTTTTATACTTTATGATATCAAATTTCTActccacttaaaacacaaaatgcaaaaaaacacaaatatttgtCCTCTCAAAATATTAAGAGAGAGCTACCAATTATATTTACTGAATGACATAAGGGAGCCTAAATTCTCTCTGATGTCAAATCCATTATctttaaacaataatttttttaaaggcaaaattaaGCATCTTTATAATCATTACTGATCATAAACTTACCTTTTTATCTTCTTTCACTTTATgggttttcttcttcattttcttatcaTCTAACTCCTGGTCTGAAGTGATTGCAGGATTATCAATACCACCTTTCCATGTTTCAACGGGAGAAAGAAGTGGATCTTCTTCACTTCCACGatgccttccttttctctttgttttagaAGTGGTAAAAGCCTCATCATCACTTGCATCTGAATGTGTTCTTCTATAGTATGACTTGGCTTTACTAAACAAGGTTTtagatttatatttgtattttgaagGTCTCCGCTCCCCGTGACTTTTTGAGGTTCTATCAGAATATCCATTTTCTTCATCTCCTTGGGTGTTATTTACAAATGAGTTTCGAATTTTAATTATGCGATTCTGACTATCATCTGGGACAACATATATCTCATCAGAATAGCCCTTCTGTTTGAAAATTGTGTCAATGGGCTCAGCATAGTTATCTGAAGGATCCATATCTTCAGGATGTGCCAAAGGTACCCGAGAAATCTGTTTTCTTGGATTTTTACCAATACCAGCTTCAATTGTTTTTAAAAGGTTTGGATCCAGTTTTTTCACATTTGTCTTAGGTACAACTGGTTTAGGTTTAATAGGTGGAGGCACTTTATGGTTGCGTTCATGGTCATGACAGTTTGGGGTACTGTGAAGAGGATATTCATTTCCTTCCAAATCTAATCTATACCTGGAACGGTCACTAGGTGTTGGAAGCAACTGTACATCATCCCCAATTGGACTATAAGGAGGTGGTGCTTCTGTGTCATCATCTGAATCAGGGTAGTTGTTGTAGGGAAAACAGTCTCTGGGAGATGGTAGAAAAACATCCTCACTTTGATGGGTTGACTCCCTTGCGTTATCAGATAAATAGGAATTTTCtatcatattttttttctctagaacATCACTGAAAAACAGTGTAAAGACCTCAGTTTGCCGATGATACTGAGATAAAGAATACAATGCTGTAAACTTAGCAGTGATCTCAGTTGCAATGTGTTCTCCTTCAGTCATTAACTCCTTGATGGCCTCATTTTCAAAAAAATCTGCTTGGCTGTCAGTAACTGCCACCAGCTGTACAGGAATGGTGTCCTGAACTTCTGATAGAAATGCTCGAAGCATTCCCATTGATGCTTTCCTTTTGGCAGAATAAACTAATATATATCCATGAACCAGTTCATCTTTCCTTACTCCAATTGAGGAATGATATGATAATATTGTGATCTGTATTCGCCTCCTTTTTTCACCAATGATTTTATCAAGCATTAGAGAATTTTTCTGTCCAGCTTGAGCAGCACTGCAAGAATGAGAATCAAGGAAGGGTGACAGAATAAGATCCACACTAAATGGATCACCACACATGGCACACATGACAATTCTCAAGTCAGCTTCTGATACATCCTTATTGGTGGGAACTGGGCTCACCACATCCAAATTATGTTTAACTGATTCTAACACTCCTCTTAGAGCTTGCTTTATTTGGGCTTCATTAAATTTATGAGGATATGTACCAGCAGGTACATCTACAAAAGGACACTGTAACTTGTTTGCCAACTGTTGCCCTTGGTGCCTGAGAATTGGTAGATTCTTGCTAACAGCATCTCTCTGATTAGCCAAAATTAATGTAAATGGAAGATTAGccatatatttatcttttctgaTCTGTGAAGCTtcagttcttatttttccaataaaTTCCCCAATAAAATTCAGTGACTCAATGGAATTAAATACACAGAAGCACCCATGTGGTTTAAAGGCAGCAGTCCATAACTGACTTAAAAAGTAAGGCGACTTGGCATCAACTGGCCGAAGATCAAGTTCATAAATTTTTCCATCTAAGGCATACTCATCATCAGTGGACTGTGTCCTTATTTCATTTGCTAGTTCTTGGGCAAGGCCATCCTTCCCTAAAATGAAAAGGTTAACTTTATCTATATTGGTACTATCATGATACAACCGTAAGCGGCCATGATCCAATTGCAAAAGACTACTGGCAAGTAACTGCTCCACTTTAATGTCTGTACAATGTTGTCCACTAAGACATGTTTCTTTAGTAGGATGATAAACAAACCCTATATGCTTAAGAAGAAGAGACTCCCGATCAGGTGCAAGTTTCTGTAAAGCTTTGTATCTAGGTTCTTCACTCAAAACTGTATGAATTTCACTCATTTTATCGGAACTAGGTGTTGCATTAAGATCTAAATCATAAAAAAGTTCTGAATGCTCGAAAAGCATTTCCTGAAACTCTTCTTTGGCTTTTTCAACTATTTCTCGCTGATGCCTACCATACACCTCTTTGCTATCAGCCTCAGTGATGTATTTGAAGGCTTCATCCTCCATAACAAAGCACATAACTTCCTCCCACGGCTGCCCAGGTGAAATGAACTGAATTTTTTCCaaagtctttttgaatttttccttcatttctacCCTCCTCTTCTCTGATATTAGATGCTGTACATGGTTCTGATAGACTTTTTCAGCTTCTAAAGTGCTCAGGAGGTCAAATGGGATTCGTCTATCATTAATTTTGTCTATATGATCAGTTTCATCCCAAGGTGTTTTTTCTAGCACCACAAAACATAACTGAAAATCTGCTCTCTTTTCTATTAACTTCAAAGCTTCCGACCAATTCAAATGTTCAATTTCTTCTAGATTTGGCAAAAGAGTGTTAAAAGCTCTTGGTAAAGTATTTATgtattcttctcttctttttcttatatGTTCCTGTTTAAGTTGTTCTATGTGTTTTGAGAATGTATTTCTGGCCTTTCTTGTTCCCTCTAAATTGATGTATTCTTCATAATCaggatgattttttaatttattactaACAGTTTTCCAAGTTGCATGATAATCTCTCACAGTCTGCACAAGTTTTTCAAACTTATCTGTTGCTGTGACAACAAGTTGTCTCTGTGTTTTATAAGCATCCAGATAGGGAATAATTTTAGGCTTGCCACGAGTTTTATCCAACATTTGTACCAGTGCAGTAAAACATGTCTCAATGTTGACATTAAATCGTGCTGATGTTTCCACTACAAGAAGGTTCTTTTTGTTTGAAGCAAATGCCTGAACTTCTCTAAGATAATGATCCACGCATTCATCACATTTAGTTGCTGCTATTATGACAGGTTTTTTTGATTTTGATAGTTGAACAAAAAGGTTATTCACAAATTTAAGCTGATCATCAAACTTCCTATTGCATCCTTGACTTACATCAATGCAcaataaaaatccatcaacactgAGCTTCCCTTCAGGCATTTGCTTCTGTTCAAAGTCTTGCTCCAAGCCTAGTTGATCAGTGCAAATATACATTAGTTTTTCTGCCGACTGCAATTTAGAGGCAGCTGCACGTTTTATATATGGTTGCAAATTCGTACTCCGATGAGGCAAGAAAGTTTGGTCATCAATGAACTCTGTTTGTTCAATGACATGAATTTTGCATTCTACTCCATCTTCACCATTTTGTGTTATGTCACCCCAGTACAAAAAGTGATCATTGTTTACTACTCGTCCTCCAAAGTCAATGGTGCTAAGCACAGAAGTATGCTCTGGATAATATTCATCTGCTTTTGAGCGTACAAATCTATTGCACAAACAAGACTTTCCAACTCCACAGTTACCTTTGTCTTTTTCAGTCCCAGAGAGTCCAACTACACTGATAGTATAGGATGGGGGGCGAGGCTCTTTGTTTTTTGCCATCATATCTCTCTTCTCATGTCTCTACATTCATATAGGTAACCAGATATACTTctcattctgaaaataaaatcatctcAAAATACAGATCCCAAATCTTGCAACTAAatttagttctttgtatttccctcatttctgtgcAGAAAGGTCTTCAAGATCATATGAATCATCTTcctagaaagaagagaaaaagaacaaattttaaTCATAAATTAAGATACACACATAGaattaaatacatattaaagATGTTCATAACAAACACCACACAAGTTGACAATGTTATGTTTAAGAAATCACCACAAAGACACTTTATGATTTGTTGAAATGCAAAATGACCTCAAAATTTAAGACAAATCTaacaattaaaaaacacaaaaatttacATGTAATGTCTCATAAACTTTAAAATAAGCCTGTTTAACCAAAAGTGCCATTGTCTCTACAACTTTCTTGTTCATTGAGGGAAACTAGTCCTTCCACCTCCCTCAATTTTCCTGCCTTCTGTGACTAGAGGCTATGTTTTGTGATAACTAATATGTACTAGTTGTCACAACTCCTTTACAACTTCTAAAAACAATCTGCCTTCTATTATACAGCTCCTCAAAACTTGTTCCCTGAAATAGAATTTCATACAAATTAAGCAAgactttagaatttaaaaaaaatttttgaagaagTTTCAACATACTCCTGTGAGACCTATCAAATTTTATGCCCCAGAACAATTAAGGACATTCAAATACTTAATagggaaatagaaataaatgggAAGTTAATATAAATGACAGAGCACCCCTTCTCAAACTAAGGTGAAGACCAACTATTTCATATCTGCAAGTCCGATTTTGTAAagtataataaatgaaaaattttaaatatccaaGCTCCAATTTCTTAGATCAAGACATATAAAATTACTGTCAAATTGTTTCTAAATGTTCTTGATTTCTGCATTTCCCCTAAGAGTCATCACAAAGAGCTCATGGACCACATTTTGAGTAGCACCGAGCTGAATAATTTTAAGATTATATATTTGAGACAATCTTTTAGAATTATTTGATATACCAACAAAATTAAATAACCTTTAAGAAGTGCATGTTTAGGTTACTTATGTGGAAGCAATGAATCTttcatgaaagttttatttggagATCTTTCACATTCTTTTGAGGTTGAATTAAAAGCAACAGATCATTTCTACCATGTCAAAATTTcacaaaatagggaaaatacatagTCATGTATACAAACAGTAAAGAATATAaagaacatgaagaaaaaaataaaggtaagAAAAGAACTACCACCTGTCCCAAATACCTGGCTTCTCCACTGACATCACCTGCAAATAACTAGAAGTAAAATAAATTAGGGCAGTCCCATCCAATCctattaatttttattagcaaaattaaataaaaatcttaattcaGTCAAACCAAGTATTTGCaccatgcttaacattttttacctAAACTTCGTAGAACTGGACTACTTACTGTATTTGTAGATATTTACAAATATCTACAAATTCAAGAACACAGTGAATTAACTGGATAACAAAGTTATACAGTGAAAAAGCAGAAATTAGTTTGTGAATACAGCACAAAGATTCCACAGCTAACAATTTAAAAGCTcttttatttatggaatatacatacatatatttcaaatttcaaaatccCAAAACTTTGTAGTCAAAAAGTAAGCCATTAGaatgaagtctgtgatctgcaaCAGTCAGCCAGAATTATCTAACTGTATTTTGACATCTTTTTCAAAtcaaatattaaagaaattaCACTCTAAACATCTAACAGAAGGACCTTTGCAATCATGCTCCATCTTAAATAAAATGTCCCTTATAAACAAGTATTTGAGAGAGAAGACAGACCCAACCCCAAAGATTATCACATATTCCACAATCTTAAGTAAACTTACCTAGAatagtttaataaaaatactaagtgtATACTAAAAAAATGAATACAGTATATTACTTTTCTTAATGTTATACATTCTCAATGACAAATTTATCAATGCTGTAAAAATCATAATGAAAAAGACACTTTAACACATGTAAGATAGCTAAGTAATTAAACAATGTAGTAATACCTGTAGGACAATCATATTCCATAATATTTGCTTTGACCAGGGTTTTGACCACATAAACACAATCTTAAGGTTGAAAAGAACACTAAATAGTCATCATTTCTATTCTTTAGACAAGAGTAtaggaaaatgaatgaaaagatgatCTATTAAGAATTTCAACAATTTATGCATTGACTTGAACACCTGGAAGCACGTATTGGCAGGGTTCAGGATTAACTATTTGGATGGAGATCTTGTTTTTCCACCATATTCCAAGCACCCAAAACAGTGCCTGAAATACAGTGGGAACTCAAATAATGACCAAAGAATTCAATCTGCAGACTCAGATTCTAAACCACTAGGGAATCCTGAAGTCATAGCTGTagtcacaattaacaaaatcaCATACTACCGTAAGTCTATTAAGTCTAGTATAGCAACATACAGTGCATGCTCAAGTATTTAATGACTAAAGGATTCAATCTGCACTCAGATCCTAAACCACTAGGGAATCCTGAAGTCACAGCTGTAGTCACAGTTAACAAAAATCACATACTACCATGGGTCTATGAAGTCTACTATAGCAAAATATTCTAATATAAAAAGCTCAGTTTTTTCCAAGACCTATATACTATGCTCATAAACAACAAATTATGGGTTTATCAACAGCATTTCTTGAAGGCTCAATGGAAGCACTTCTAGGAGGGTCCAAGTAGGCAGTACCCTGTGAGCTACGTAAGCTCCACTCAGGGAAGGTAATTGTGCTTTTACTCATTTTTACCTTCCTAGAGACTAACTGCCAACATATTTAATCAACACTTTTTTCCTCGAATAACTtgttgtctgagtccttggagtGAAAGCTATTTTAAACTCCTCTTTGACTATTTCCTTACTCTGTGGTGAAAACAGAAGAACCAAAGGTCATCTCATTTTTATCAATATATGTAAACAACCATTAAGTATTTACTGCACTTAGCTACTATCTGCTTAGGTTTATGTAGAGGGTTTGGGGGTACAAAGGTACACACAGGGAAATCCACTAAGCCAGCGCTATCAATACTCAAACCTCCTTTGCAGGGTCTGAGTCCTTTATCCCCTCTGgaggactgagaagtggggaaAAGAACACTATTTGACATCTGACattgaattattttcattattacaaCCGGAATCTCAGGAAGGGGTAAAGACTTGAAAGGAGatacagactttttaaaaagggctCAATAGCACTCTCCTCACTATTTTTAAGAAGCTTTATAATACCATAGCTGAGGAGAGACAAAAGGCAATGTGCTATATGTATCATACTATGGGAATTGGTAAGTGCAATGGGAATTCAAAGAAAAAGATCACTACAAGTTGGATTACATAAGGACTTGGAGAACTTTTCCTGAAAAAGGCCAGACGGTAAATACTGTAGGTTTTGCATTCCATACAGTGTCTGCTACAACTACTGGACTCTGCCATTACAGCTCAAAAACAGCGATAGACACATTTAAATGAATAACTATGGGAGTgttaaaaaacactgaaatttgaatttcatggaAATTTTAACAACACAAAATATCCGTTTCCTCTATGACTTCAGAAGGTAAAAAGCCATTACACAAAACAGGCTTATGGGTAGATTTGGCCCTAAGGCCTTAATCTGCAAACCCCTGCAATAGGTTAAACTGCAGTGAGAACAAACTTGagggaactttgaaaaataaactggATTTGGATTTTAAGAAGTCACTCCACATGTGTGATTAGGGAAGAGTGGTTGAACATAGCTGCCATGTTGAAAAGTAGACACATCTTGTTTATTTCTAAAGATATGACTATAGAAGTTTTTCAAGGCAAACAGAAGTTAAGACCTTTTAAGAAGCAACAAGAAGCCATTATAGACTAGAAGTAGAATACAAAATTAGATTTGGTGGGGCGCAAAGCCCAACAGATGTACCAATACTGGAGGCTTTAAAACACCTATCACAACTGAAAAGAGCAATCCAAAACAAAGAGAGCTTGGTGGCAGCTActagatataaaaaataaagacaaatgagTCCGTTTCTTAATGAAAAACTAATCAGTTTCAGCAACAGATGGTGGTGTCACCTATGATTCAGGTGACAGTATTTtggaagacaaatgaaaatacagaaatgaaatgagGCAAGGTCAAGATCAGTAACATAAATTGCAAGTCATAAACTTTAGAAAATTTAAGAGGCTGTATGATTTAATACTCTTGTAAGAAATATCCAGAGTTATATACTTAATACAGTAGAATAGATACCTGGATCTTTAAATTCCTCAGATCATAAGAATGTTAATTTTCTACTAGTCACTTAAACAGtcaaccaaaataaaaagtaaattaaaagagCTATTACCTTGGCTCTGAAAAGGtaagcacagaaagaaacagaattgtGAATCAGGAACAGTACATGACTAActggaagaaaatgaacaaaactatACCCTATCAGAAGCCAATTCACAAGTTTTCCCAAGGCTGTTGGACAATGCCAAATACAGCATACAGCAATGCAAACTTCATGTATTTTGCCATGACTGCTATTATAACTTTAATCCTTTCCCCCAAATCTTTCAATTTGGCTCGTAAGGCACAAAATGATGCTCTTACATTTTTACCTTGTATTTTCCTATCACCTACCAATCTATCCTCCACTTccctgtgtgttttgtttggcccAGTGTCATTAACTTAGCAAAATgcctttctttctcctaattccaATTCTATGCAACTTCCAAATATTACCTCCTTTATCTAAAttcctttatacccatttttaaatcagtatgTACTGCCTTGTATAGCTCTTCTACTCTTCACCTGGTATTTAACAATTCCTAAATTCTCTTCCCACCAAAGCTGTAAGCTCTTTTAAGGaagcagtattttttatttccctgtaTCACTAACAGTGCCTAACTGCTCAATAAGATACTGGTCAGGAATAGCAGAATAAGCTAAATCTAACATGaagctaaaaaaacaaaaattctttaCCATAAACTCTTCATGATGAAAAAACTTCAGTATCTAACCAAGCAACATGTACCAGTCATATTATTTTAACCCAAAAAAGTTATACGTAACTTTTTCCCAAGCAATAGGTCTAAGGAGTAAAACACAAGGACATGACCAAACATTAAAAACCGAGTATTATTTGACTGCAAATCTAAGATACTGTTGACAAccaactacaaaaaaaattaaagaaccaCCCTTTTTAAT belongs to Manis pentadactyla isolate mManPen7 chromosome 11, mManPen7.hap1, whole genome shotgun sequence and includes:
- the ARHGAP5 gene encoding rho GTPase-activating protein 5 isoform X1 encodes the protein MMAKNKEPRPPSYTISVVGLSGTEKDKGNCGVGKSCLCNRFVRSKADEYYPEHTSVLSTIDFGGRVVNNDHFLYWGDITQNGEDGVECKIHVIEQTEFIDDQTFLPHRSTNLQPYIKRAAASKLQSAEKLMYICTDQLGLEQDFEQKQMPEGKLSVDGFLLCIDVSQGCNRKFDDQLKFVNNLFVQLSKSKKPVIIAATKCDECVDHYLREVQAFASNKKNLLVVETSARFNVNIETCFTALVQMLDKTRGKPKIIPYLDAYKTQRQLVVTATDKFEKLVQTVRDYHATWKTVSNKLKNHPDYEEYINLEGTRKARNTFSKHIEQLKQEHIRKRREEYINTLPRAFNTLLPNLEEIEHLNWSEALKLIEKRADFQLCFVVLEKTPWDETDHIDKINDRRIPFDLLSTLEAEKVYQNHVQHLISEKRRVEMKEKFKKTLEKIQFISPGQPWEEVMCFVMEDEAFKYITEADSKEVYGRHQREIVEKAKEEFQEMLFEHSELFYDLDLNATPSSDKMSEIHTVLSEEPRYKALQKLAPDRESLLLKHIGFVYHPTKETCLSGQHCTDIKVEQLLASSLLQLDHGRLRLYHDSTNIDKVNLFILGKDGLAQELANEIRTQSTDDEYALDGKIYELDLRPVDAKSPYFLSQLWTAAFKPHGCFCVFNSIESLNFIGEFIGKIRTEASQIRKDKYMANLPFTLILANQRDAVSKNLPILRHQGQQLANKLQCPFVDVPAGTYPHKFNEAQIKQALRGVLESVKHNLDVVSPVPTNKDVSEADLRIVMCAMCGDPFSVDLILSPFLDSHSCSAAQAGQKNSLMLDKIIGEKRRRIQITILSYHSSIGVRKDELVHGYILVYSAKRKASMGMLRAFLSEVQDTIPVQLVAVTDSQADFFENEAIKELMTEGEHIATEITAKFTALYSLSQYHRQTEVFTLFFSDVLEKKNMIENSYLSDNARESTHQSEDVFLPSPRDCFPYNNYPDSDDDTEAPPPYSPIGDDVQLLPTPSDRSRYRLDLEGNEYPLHSTPNCHDHERNHKVPPPIKPKPVVPKTNVKKLDPNLLKTIEAGIGKNPRKQISRVPLAHPEDMDPSDNYAEPIDTIFKQKGYSDEIYVVPDDSQNRIIKIRNSFVNNTQGDEENGYSDRTSKSHGERRPSKYKYKSKTLFSKAKSYYRRTHSDASDDEAFTTSKTKRKGRHRGSEEDPLLSPVETWKGGIDNPAITSDQELDDKKMKKKTHKVKEDKKQKKKTKNFNPPTRRNWESNYFGMPLQDLVTSEKPIPLFVEKCVEFIEDTGLCTEGLYRVSGNKTDQDNIQKQFDQDHNISLISMEVTVNAVAGALKAFFADLPDPLIPYSLHPELLEAAKILDKIERLHALKEIVKKFHPVNYDVFRYVITHLNRVSQQNKINLMTADNLSICFWPTLMRPDFENREFLSTTKIHQSVVETFIQQCQFFFYNGEIVETASTVAPPPPSNPGQLVEPMVPLQLPPPLQPQLIQPQLQTDPLGII
- the ARHGAP5 gene encoding rho GTPase-activating protein 5 isoform X2, coding for MMAKNKEPRPPSYTISVVGLSGTEKDKGNCGVGKSCLCNRFVRSKADEYYPEHTSVLSTIDFGGRVVNNDHFLYWGDITQNGEDGVECKIHVIEQTEFIDDQTFLPHRSTNLQPYIKRAAASKLQSAEKLMYICTDQLGLEQDFEQKQMPEGKLSVDGFLLCIDVSQGCNRKFDDQLKFVNNLFVQLSKSKKPVIIAATKCDECVDHYLREVQAFASNKKNLLVVETSARFNVNIETCFTALVQMLDKTRGKPKIIPYLDAYKTQRQLVVTATDKFEKLVQTVRDYHATWKTVSNKLKNHPDYEEYINLEGTRKARNTFSKHIEQLKQEHIRKRREEYINTLPRAFNTLLPNLEEIEHLNWSEALKLIEKRADFQLCFVVLEKTPWDETDHIDKINDRRIPFDLLSTLEAEKVYQNHVQHLISEKRRVEMKEKFKKTLEKIQFISPGQPWEEVMCFVMEDEAFKYITEADSKEVYGRHQREIVEKAKEEFQEMLFEHSELFYDLDLNATPSSDKMSEIHTVLSEEPRYKALQKLAPDRESLLLKHIGFVYHPTKETCLSGQHCTDIKVEQLLASSLLQLDHGRLRLYHDSTNIDKVNLFILGKDGLAQELANEIRTQSTDDEYALDGKIYELDLRPVDAKSPYFLSQLWTAAFKPHGCFCVFNSIESLNFIGEFIGKIRTEASQIRKDKYMANLPFTLILANQRDAVSKNLPILRHQGQQLANKLQCPFVDVPAGTYPHKFNEAQIKQALRGVLESVKHNLDVVSPVPTNKDVSEADLRIVMCAMCGDPFSVDLILSPFLDSHSCSAAQAGQKNSLMLDKIIGEKRRRIQITILSYHSSIGVRKDELVHGYILVYSAKRKASMGMLRAFLSEVQDTIPVQLVAVTDSQADFFENEAIKELMTEGEHIATEITAKFTALYSLSQYHRQTEVFTLFFSDVLEKKNMIENSYLSDNARESTHQSEDVFLPSPRDCFPYNNYPDSDDDTEAPPPYSPIGDDVQLLPTPSDRSRYRLDLEGNEYPLHSTPNCHDHERNHKVPPPIKPKPVVPKTNVKKLDPNLLKTIEAGIGKNPRKQISRVPLAHPEDMDPSDNYAEPIDTIFKQKGYSDEIYVVPDDSQNRIIKIRNSFVNNTQGDEENGYSDRTSKSHGERRPSKYKYKSKTLFSKAKSYYRRTHSDASDDEAFTTSKTKRKGRHRGSEEDPLLSPVETWKGGIDNPAITSDQELDDKKMKKKTHKVKEDKKKKKTKNFNPPTRRNWESNYFGMPLQDLVTSEKPIPLFVEKCVEFIEDTGLCTEGLYRVSGNKTDQDNIQKQFDQDHNISLISMEVTVNAVAGALKAFFADLPDPLIPYSLHPELLEAAKILDKIERLHALKEIVKKFHPVNYDVFRYVITHLNRVSQQNKINLMTADNLSICFWPTLMRPDFENREFLSTTKIHQSVVETFIQQCQFFFYNGEIVETASTVAPPPPSNPGQLVEPMVPLQLPPPLQPQLIQPQLQTDPLGII
- the ARHGAP5 gene encoding rho GTPase-activating protein 5 isoform X3 gives rise to the protein MMAKNKEPRPPSYTISVVGLSGTEKDKGNCGVGKSCLCNRFVRSKADEYYPEHTSVLSTIDFGGRVVNNDHFLYWGDITQNGEDGVECKIHVIEQTEFIDDQTFLPHRSTNLQPYIKRAAASKLQSAEKLMYICTDQLGLEQDFEQKQMPEGKLSVDGFLLCIDVSQGCNRKFDDQLKFVNNLFVQLSKSKKPVIIAATKCDECVDHYLREVQAFASNKKNLLVVETSARFNVNIETCFTALVQMLDKTRGKPKIIPYLDAYKTQRQLVVTATDKFEKLVQTVRDYHATWKTVSNKLKNHPDYEEYINLEGTRKARNTFSKHIEQLKQEHIRKRREEYINTLPRAFNTLLPNLEEIEHLNWSEALKLIEKRADFQLCFVVLEKTPWDETDHIDKINDRRIPFDLLSTLEAEKVYQNHVQHLISEKRRVEMKEKFKKTLEKIQFISPGQPWEEVMCFVMEDEAFKYITEADSKEVYGRHQREIVEKAKEEFQEMLFEHSELFYDLDLNATPSSDKMSEIHTVLSEEPRYKALQKLAPDRESLLLKHIGFVYHPTKETCLSGQHCTDIKVEQLLASSLLQLDHGRLRLYHDSTNIDKVNLFILGKDGLAQELANEIRTQSTDDEYALDGKIYELDLRPVDAKSPYFLSQLWTAAFKPHGCFCVFNSIESLNFIGEFIGKIRTEASQIRKDKYMANLPFTLILANQRDAVSKNLPILRHQGQQLANKLQCPFVDVPAGTYPHKFNEAQIKQALRGVLESVKHNLDVVSPVPTNKDVSEADLRIVMCAMCGDPFSVDLILSPFLDSHSCSAAQAGQKNSLMLDKIIGEKRRRIQITILSYHSSIGVRKDELVHGYILVYSAKRKASMGMLRAFLSEVQDTIPVQLVAVTDSQADFFENEAIKELMTEGEHIATEITAKFTALYSLSQYHRQTEVFTLFFSDVLEKKNMIENSYLSDNARESTHQSEDVFLPSPRDCFPYNNYPDSDDDTEAPPPYSPIGDDVQLLPTPSDRSRYRLDLEGNEYPLHSTPNCHDHERNHKVPPPIKPKPVVPKTNVKKLDPNLLKTIEAGIGKNPRKQISRVPLAHPEDMDPSDNYAEPIDTIFKQKGYSDEIYVVPDDSQNRIIKIRNSFVNNTQGDEENGYSDRTSKSHGERRPSKYKYKSKTLFSKAKSYYRRTHSDASDDEAFTTSKTKRKGRHRGSEEDPLLSPVETWKGGIDNPAITSDQELDDKKMKKKTHKVKEDKKQKKKTKNFNPPTRRNWESNYFGMPLQDLVTSEKPIPLFVEKCVEFIEDTGLCTEGLYRVSGNKTDQDNIQKQFDQDHNISLISMEVTVNAVAGALKAFFADLPDPLIPYSLHPELLEAARLVSKIKST